The following is a genomic window from Episyrphus balteatus chromosome 1, idEpiBalt1.1, whole genome shotgun sequence.
aaaaaaattacttaaaaataaatcccCACTTTTCTACCGCTACAAAAAACGAAGACGagcaaaatataattaaaaatttaaaatgacaacTTACACACCACAATACTTGGAAGAGAAATTAACTGAAAAACTCGCTGCAACATACGTAAAAGCTATCGACGAATCAGACGGTTGTGGCGGAAAATTCAAGGTAATTGTTGTATCTGAACAATTTGCAGGCAAAGGTCTATTGCAACGACATCGTTTAGTTAATACAGCTTTAGCTGAAGAACTTAAAACTATACACGCATTCTCACAAACCAATTACACACCCGAACAGTGGGAGAAAGTTcaaaaagaataacaaaacCAAAGAACTCTATAATAATCAAAGGAAgtcc
Proteins encoded in this region:
- the LOC129919425 gene encoding bolA-like protein 2; its protein translation is MTTYTPQYLEEKLTEKLAATYVKAIDESDGCGGKFKVIVVSEQFAGKGLLQRHRLVNTALAEELKTIHAFSQTNYTPEQWEKVQKE